In a genomic window of Wyeomyia smithii strain HCP4-BCI-WySm-NY-G18 chromosome 1, ASM2978416v1, whole genome shotgun sequence:
- the LOC129730813 gene encoding DNA polymerase subunit gamma-1, mitochondrial produces MHRFHYIRQFCSAIEFFPHSTIRRLKRNSPETIPRVPIEETVVHHAPGVRLNEMNIQLLSQRLYEQIFPNISSKANINETQIDQLRQDLTRHGIPFANPAIIPEVSFQLPKLKGANIEEHFYNVADEQSRPYRELLQSLVTTKDIPQPAKWSSSPGWTCYDQDRGPLAVPYPAETALVFDVEVCVSAGAAPVMATALSPTRWYSWTSHNLANPQATFAEGHRYQLNELIPMESETNDDPSDEKFQLPKVVVGHNVSYDRARIREQYWLQSTGMRFIDTMSLHVCVSGVTSYQRAMLKSSKELPLEDLGWSSQSSLNNLADVFELYCGEKLDKEKRNIFLEGTLADVEQDFQSLMSYCAGDVKATLKILQQLFPLFAERFPHPATLAGMLEIGNAYLPVNSNWKRYIQESDLTYEDLDIEAKHLLAQRADAACRLMHDQQYRQDLWLWDQDWSVQELKLKAAPKRVTKKMKVNAEVVGHQQVTKAVVVDDDGEVDQLAAKFEYLYRTKDRLPVRRPLLPGYPAWYRSLCSKPTEPDWSPGPTNISTGMQIAPKLLRLCWEGYPLHYVRGQGWGFLVPHKYRREDDDQTGMIPLEELARECPVLEINPEASAQESFEALTGLWQDVEANISRKDYYRKLKKDRTGSVYKGTGIWCNLDLEDCCYFLKLPHKDGPSHRVGNPLAKDFLNKFSDNVLAGDGKTAERVVDISRMLSYWRNNRDRITGQLVVWLDKNKLPQLLHEEEMDFGAIIPQVVVCGTLTRRAMEPTWMTASNAQRERIGSELRAMVQAPKGFKIVGADVDSQELWIASVLGDGYAAGIHGATPLGWMTLSGTKADKTDMHSVTAKAVGISRDHAKVINYARIYGAGQNFAERLLQQFNPTFSEAEARSKASKMFALTKGRKFYYLKRKFREEFINKGYTGYEALKMAKISNKSVIELFEPPRWEGGTESAMFNRLEHIAGSETPVTPFLGGRLSRALEPQEGTEERFLPTRINWVVQSGAVDFLHLMLVSMRWLMGPRVRFCLSFHDEVRYLVEDRFAHRAALAMHATNLLTRAFCVSRIGFHDLPQSVAFFSTVEVDTVLRKEAQQDCKTPSNPHGLAVGYGIPHGTSLDIHQLLEKLGPDESNMSNWEWHREPNSKVLKKVQINGKKH; encoded by the exons ATGCACCGGTTTCATTACATTCGGCAATTTTGCAGTGCGATAGAATTCTTTCCACACAGCACAATTCGACGCTTAAAAAGAAACTCACCAGAAACTATTCCGCGAGTGCCTATCGAAGAAACAGTTGTCCACCATGCTCCCGGTGTTCGATTGAACGAGATGAACATACAGCTTTTGTCACAAAGATTGTACGAAcaaatttttccaaacatttcgtCCAAAGCCAATATAAACGAAACGCAAATAGACCAACTTCGTCAGGATCTTACACGTCATGGAATTCCTTTCGCTAATCCCGCCATAATCCCAGAGGTGTCTTTCCAGCTGCCGAAATTGAAAGGAGCCAATATCGAGGAGCATTTTTATAATGTAGCAGACGAACAAAGTCGACCCTATCGGGAACTGCTGCAGTCATTGGTTACCACGAAAGATATTCCCCAGCCAGCAAAATGGTCGAGTTCTCCTGGATGGACCTGCTATGACCAGGACCGAGGTCCGTTAGCCGTTCCATATCCAGCCGAAACGGCACTGGTGTTCGATGTCGAAGTttgcgtttctgctggcgcagCTCCCGTGATGGCAACTGCTTTGAGTCCAACCCGATGGTACTCCTGGACAAGTCACAATCTCGCCAATCCGCAAGCCACTTTTGCCGAAGGCCATCGGTATCAGTTGAACGAGTTGATTCCCATGGAATCGGAAACTAACGATGATCCATCAGACGAAAAATTCCAACTCCCAAAAGTTGTAGTTGGTCACAATGTTTCCTACGATCGCGCACGTATTCGGGAACAATATTGGCTGCAAAGCACGGGGATGCGATTCATAGATACGATGTCACTGCACGTTTGTGTGAGCGGAGTGACTAGCTACCAGCGGGCAATGCTTAAATCGAGCAAGGAATTGCCTCTGGAGGACTTGGGCTGGAGCAGCCAAAGCTCTCTCAACAATCTGGCTGATGTCTTCGAGCTGTACTGCGGCGAGAAACTGGACAAGGAAAAGCGGAATATTTTTCTCGAAGGCACACTTGCCGATGTCGAGCAGGATTTTCAAAGTCTAATGAGTTACTGCGCTGGTGATGTGAAGGCAACCCTCAAGATTCTGCAGCAGTTGTTTCCTCTCTTCGCAGAGCGATTTCCACATCCCGCCACATTGGCTGGCATGTTGGAGATCGGTAACGCCTACCTACCGGTCAATAGTAATTGGAAGCGGTACATTCAGGAATCAGATTTGACATATGAAGATTTGGATATTGAGGCAAAACACCTGCTGGCACAGCGGGCGGACGCGGCCTGTCGGTTGATGCACGATCAACAGTACCGGCAGGATTTGTGGCTCTGGGATCAGGACTGGAGTGTACAAGAACTGAAGCTGAAGGCAGCGCCGAAACGGGTAACCAAAAAGATGAAAGTTAACGCGGAAGTCGTTGGTCATCAGCAGGTAACGAAGGCTGTGGTTGTGGATGATGATGGCGAGGTAGATCAACTTGCAGCAAAGTTTGAGTATTTATATAGAACCAAAGATCGGCTTCCAGTACGGCGACCGCTACTACCAGGTTATCCGGCATGGTATAGGAGTTTGTGTTCG AAACCAACAGAGCCCGACTGGTCACCAGGGCCGACCAACATTTCCACTGGCATGCAGATCGCACCGAAACTGCTGCGCCTCTGTTGGGAAGGTTACCCACTGCACTACGTTCGAGGTCAGGGTTGGGGTTTCCTGGTACCGCACAAATACCGCCGAGAGGATGACGATCAAACTGGCATGATTCCGCTAGAAGAACTGGCCCGCGAATGTCCAGTGTTGGAGATCAACCCGGAAGCATCAGCACAGGAGAGCTTCGAGGCACTGACTGGCTTGTGGCAAGATGTAGAAGCTAACATCAGCCGTAAAGATTACTACCGAAAGCTGAAGAAGGACCGAACCGGGAGTGTCTATAAGGGAACCGGAATATGGTGCAATCTGGATTTGGAAGACTGTTGCTATTTCTTGAAGTTGCCCCATAAGGACGGACCGTCCCACCGGGTGGGAAATCCACTGGCGAAGGATTTTCTTAATAAGTTTTCGGACAACGTTTTGGCAGGTGATGGAAAGACGGCTGAGCGTGTGGTTGATATTTCAAGAATGTTGTCTTACTGGAGAAATAATCGCGATAGGATAACTGGGCAACTAGTGGTTTGGTTGGATAAGAACAAGCTTCCACAGCTGTTACATGAAGAGGAAATGGATTTTGGGGCGATCATTCCACAAGTGGTTGTTTGTGGGACCTTGACACGACGTGCAATGGAACCCACCTGGATGACGGCTAGTAATGCCCAGCGAGAAAGGATTGGTTCGGAGCTGCGTGCAATGGTTCAGGCTccgaaaggttttaaaattgttGGGGCAGACGTGGACAGCCAGGAACTGTGGATAGCTTCGGTTCTGGGAGATGGCTATGCTGCAGGCATTCATGGAGCAACACCTCTCGGGTGGATGACTCTAAGCGGTACCAAGGCAGACAAGACCGATATGCACAGTGTGACTGCCAAGGCCGTTGGAATATCTAGGGATCACGCTAAGGTTATTAACTACGCCAGAATTTACGGAGCCGGTCAAAACTTTGCAGAGCGATTGCTCCAACAGTTTAATCCCACTTTTTCGGAAGCGGAAGCACGTTCGAAAGCTAGCAAGATGTTTGCCCTCACCAAGGGAAGGAAATTTTATTACCTCAAAAGAAAATTCCGCGAGGAATTCATAAACAAAGGATACACTGGGTACGAAGCTTtgaaaatggcaaaaatctcTAATAAATCGGTGATCGAACTGTTCGAGCCACCCCGTTGGGAGGGTGGAACCGAGAGTGCCATGTTTAATAGACTGGAGCATATCGCTGGGTCAGAAACCCCAGTAACACCGTTTCTTGGAGGACGCCTGAGCCGAGCACTTGAGCCTCAAGAAGGTACAGAAGAGCGCTTCCTACCGACCCGGATCAACTGGGTCGTGCAAAGCGGCGCAGTCGATTTTCTGCATCTGATGCTGGTTTCGATGCGCTGGTTGATGGGACCACGTGTGCGATTTTGTCTGAGCTTTCACGACGAGGTGCGTTATCTGGTGGAGGATCGATTCGCGCATCGCGCTGCTCTCGCTATGCACGCCACAAATCTGCTGACGCGCGCATTTTGTGTTTCAAG aatcggatTTCACGATTTACCCCAGTCGGTGGCTTTCTTTTCCACAGTGGAAGTGGATACGGTTTTGCGCAAAGAAGCTCAGCAAGACTGTAAAACGCCATCAAACCCCCATGGTTTAGCAGTTGGATATGGTATTCCTCACGGTACATCGCTAGATATCCACCAGCTTCTGGAGAAACTTGGACCGGACGAATCAAATATGAGCAACTGGGAGTGGCACCGAGAGCCAAACTCCAAAGTGTTGAAGAAAGTTCAAATAAACGGAAAGaaacattga
- the LOC129716682 gene encoding uncharacterized protein LOC129716682 has translation MENVCDQCAKPAQADGDNIRCMGFCNQIAHVMGAKMNSSFLKILRERKNLIWMCDECVKLMKMTRFKEAMSSVSCAVSSTHDRHAEALSELKQAIKANGEHVEKLSKKVIETASTPLSSRNEAREPPKKRRREELTKTIPPLLVGTKSSSSQTIMTVSSPKELFWLYLSRIHPSVKTEAIVELAKESLQCNEPIKVIPLLKRNADLSTMNFISFKVGMDKKYRDIALDVETWPRGVVFREFDGTNAKNFWAPQIQEKTPNAPRIEVTPTSDLLPPSTEVGSSQMETS, from the coding sequence ATGGAGAATGTGTGTGACCAGTGCGCTAAGCCGGCACAAGCCGATGGGGATAATATTCGATGCATGGGTTTCTGCAACCAAATCGCCCATGTTATGGGTGCCAAAATGAACTCGtcctttttgaaaattcttCGCGAAAGGAAAAATCTTATCTGGATGTGCGACGAGTGTGTAAAGCTCATGAAAATGACTCGCTTCAAGGAAGCTATGTCATCTGTTAGCTGTGCCGTTTCATCAACCCATGATCGACACGCCGAAGCTCTTAGCGAATTGAAACAGGCAATTAAAGCCAATGGTGAACACGTGGAAAAACTTTCCAAGAAGGTCATTGAAACTGCATCCACACCACTTTCTTCAAGAAATGAAGCTAGAGAGCCTCCAAAAAAACGTCGCCGCGAGGAACTCACGAAAACGATTCCACCACTTCTAGTCGGAACGAAGTCATCTTCTTCACAGACGATAATGACAGTCTCATCTCCAAAGGAACTTTTCTGGTTATATTTGTCGAGAATTCATCCCAGTGTCAAAACTGAAGCTATTGTCGAGCTCGCTAAAGAGAGTCTACAGTGCAACGAGCCAATTAAAGTAATTCCTTTGTTGAAAAGGAACGCCGACTTGAGCACGATGAACTTCATATCCTTCAAAGTTGGAATGGACAAAAAATACCGCGATATCGCGCTTGACGTGGAAACCTGGCCACGTGGCGTTGTGTTCCGGGAGTTCGACGGCACTAATGCAAAAAACTTCTGGGCACCACAAATTCAAGAAAAGACACCGAATGCTCCCCGCATAGAGGTAACCCCAACAAGCGATCTCTTGCCCCCCAGCACGGAAGTAGGCTCTTCGCAAATGGAAACCTCGTAG
- the LOC129730830 gene encoding NKAP family protein CG6066: protein MASRSRSRERDRNRRSRHVKSKEERNRRKHRSSSSSGSSSESSSSSENDSSRDRSRQKKKSRKRRSDSRSPRKHTSSRDERKKRHEQSKESKRRSRSESRDRSKRSRKSKSPPSEKAQPAGPSYNGSAGGISSKRWENDMYREKQSWHDADRSYRPRYRPTHDAMDEELLQSRRLQREIIGEEGVAMAWADSPSPRDSSEDEREQAVTKKSSKKSSKKKSRAGGDKKDKKKKKSSKKHRKKEKHSKKKKKSKESSDSSSTDDGDEEDEWVEKSALVDSSGLAKAGSSKVGILNQEEETIDGVVGPTKTSGNLNQKDFGRALLPGEGAAMAAYVTEGKRIPRRGEIGLTSEEIDTFEKVGYVMSGSRHRRMEAVRIRKENQIYSADEKRALAMFSKEERQKRENKILSQFKEMISAKLASDKH from the exons ATGGCAAGTCGAAGTCGCTCCAGGGAACGGGATCGTAACCGTCGTTCGCGTCATGTTAAAAGCAAAGAAGAACGCAACAGGAGAAAACATCGAAGCTCCAGTAGCAGTGGCAGTAGCTCTGAAAGCAGCAGTTCTAGCGAAAACGACAGCAGCCGAGACCGTTCAAGACAAAAGAAGAAGAGTCGAAAGCGGCGGTCCGATTCACGGTCGCCCCGCAAACATACATCCTCCCGTGATGAGCGAAAAAAACGACACGAGCAGTCGAAAGAATCAAAGCGAAGAAGTCGCTCGGAGTCCAGAGATCGCTCCAAGCGGTCCCGTAAATCTAAATCTCCACCGTCAGAAAAAGCGCAACCTGCCGGTCCCAGTTACAATGGATCCGCTGGTGGTATATCAAGCAAACGATGGGAAAACGATATGTACCGGGAGAAGCAATCGTGGCACGACGCAGATCGCAGCTACCGCCCCAGGTATAGACCCACCCACGATGCCATGGACGAAGAGCTGCTGCAATCACGGCGTTTGCAGAGGGAAATAATCGGCGAGGAGGGTGTTGCGATGGCGTGGGCTGATTCGCCTTCCCCGCGAGACTCATCCGAGGATGAACGCGAGCAGGCGGTCACGAAAAAATCGTCGAAAAAGAGTTCGAAGAAAAAATCCCGCGCTGGGGGCGATAAAAAggacaaaaagaaaaagaagtcTTCAAAGAAGCACCGCAAAAAGGAAAAGCAttcgaagaagaaaaagaaaagcaaAGAATCTTCCGACAGTTCATCTACGGATGATGGTGACGAGGAGGATGAGTGGGTGGAGAAATCTGCCCTCGTGGACAGTTCTGGGCTGGCAAAGGCGGGCAGTTCTAAGGTTGGTATTCTGAACCAGGAGGAGGAGACGATCGATGGCGTTGTTGGTCCGACAAAGACGAGCGGCAATTTAAACCAGAAGGACTTTGGTCGAGCGCTGCTGCCGGGTGAAGGTGCGGCCATGGCTGCCTACGTTACCGAGGGTAAACGTATACCCCGGCGAGGTGAAATTGGACTTACTTCGGAGGAGATTGATACCTTCGAGAAAGTGGGTTACGTTATGAGTGGTAGTCG GCACCGGCGAATGGAAGCTGTCCGTATACGTAAGGAAAATCAAATCTATTCAGCGGACGAAAAGCGAGCGTTGGCAATGTTCAGCAAAGAGGAACGCCAGAAGAGGGAGAACAAGATCTTGTCACAGTTCAAGGAAATGATCAGTGCTAAGCTGGCCAGCGACAAGCACTAA
- the LOC129730824 gene encoding GPI transamidase component PIG-T yields MFNLLWPAIFLAIVQPSLQFNDKFDEEMLIKPLPDGFVYSYFQFTTRWDLASNDSLLHTHLVSRSVAELFHHYEISELHLSFTNGIWRYENWGFPVENAGPGAEVWAWFEPTATDGDGGVDRKWKLLCGTLSGLFCASLSFVDNTNTFQPVFSLRPVTHQFEGKPMGKIRYAALPREIVCTENLTPWKKLLPCKSEEGFVSLLTPDHIYSGNYNSLAVHIRKLCADKDCVQFQLEVKQSLSLVQDQRLFGGKDWSVRKLFKQGVQGACVLSESSRLYVDVTHQEYDMTQKPTNIIYSTRGGASSVLYEYDIKEFEKKQQMFNVAAMDKRDPLIVSIVQPPPIFSKRFISGVGQERGRIVTRITNTHWTELNLLIFENIPWFVPVYLHTLKIKRDNKLIIPNIVKYVPGRQRERPTQLELAVTIPARCTVELSIDFDYIFLKWQEYPPDASHGHYMQSSIISVLLPVGRNYTALPREAALFRDAFNATQPNGYFLQMRTEALLLTLPIPDFSMPYNVICLACTVVALAFGPIHNISTKKIVAKRKETAKPKLVDKIKGWFKRKPKKEEEEGSESLVDTCKTEEEPQKA; encoded by the exons ATGTTCAACCTTCTCTGGCCGGCTATTTTCTTGGCCATTGTGCAACCGTCCTTGcaattcaatgacaaattcgaCGAAGAAATGTTGATAAAACCTCTACCGGATGGATTTGTGTACAGTTATTTTCAGTTCACGACGCGCTGGGATCTAGCTTCGAACGATAGTC TGCTACACACACACTTGGTGTCTCGTTCCGTGGCGGAGCTTTTCCACCATTACGAGATCAGTGAACTTCATCTCAGCTTTACCAACGGTATTTGGCGGTATGAAAATTGGGGGTTTCCGGTTGAGAACGCCGGACCTGGCGCGGAGGTGTGGGCCTGGTTTGAACCCACTGCTACAGACGGCGACGGTGGGGTTGACCGCAAGTGGAAACTGCTTTGCGGTACGCTTTCCGGATTGTTTTGCGCTTCGTTGAGCTTCGTGGACAACACCAATACATTTCAGCCGGTATTTTCTCTGCGGCCGGTCACCCATCAGTTCGAGGGCAAACCGATGGGGAAGATTCGATACGCGGCACTACCGCGTGAGATTGTTTGTACAGAAAATTTAACACCTTGGAAGAAGTTACTGCCCTGCAAATCGGAGGAGGGTTTCGTTTCACTACTCACGCCCGATCACATCTATTCGGGGAATTACAACTCGCTGGCGGTGCACATTCGGAAACTCTGCGCGGATAAAGATTGCGTGCAGTTTCAGCTGGAGGTTAAGCAAAGCTTGAGCCTGGTTCAGGATCAGCGGCTTTTCGGTGGTAAAGATTGGTCCGTTCGTAAACTTTTCAAGCAAGGGGTGCAAGGAGCTTGTGTTTTGTCTGAAAGCAGCCGACTGTATGTAGATGTTACCCACCAAGAGTACGATATGACGCAAAAACCTACGAATATTATATATTCTACCCGAGGAGGTGCGAGTTCGGTTCTGTACGAGTATGACATCAAGGAATTCGAAAAGAAACAACAAATGTTTAACGTTGCTGCCATGGATAAGCGGGATCCGCTCATAGTTTCCATCGTTCAACCTCCTCCCATATTCTCGAAGCGGTTCATTTCCGGTGTTGGCCAGGAGCGGGGTCGTATTGTTACTCGAATAACCAACACCCACTGGACGGAATTGAATTtgttaatttttgaaaacattcCATGGTTTGTGCCAGTTTATCTGCACACCCTGAAAATCAAGCGTGATAATAAGCTGATTATTCCAAATATAGTCAAATACGTTCCAGGTCGACAAAGAGAGCGTCCGACGCAGCTAGAGTTAGCAGTCACCATACCGGCTCGATGCACTGTCGAACTGTCCATCGATTTCGACTACATTTTTCTAAAGTGGCAAGAATATCCACCGGATGCCAGTCATGGCCACTATATGCAATCGTCGATTATCTCTGTACTGCTGCCAGTTGGACGCAATTATACTGCGCTGCCACGAGAAGCTGCTCTATTTCGAGATGCTTTTAATGCGACTCAACCGAATGGATACTTTTTGCAGATGCGAACGGAAGCCCTCTTGTTAACTCTACCCATTCCGGACTTTAGCATGCCGTACAATGTAATTTGCTTGGCCTGTACTGTCGTTGCGTTGGCGTTCGGGCCGATTCACAACATATCAACCAAAAAAATTGTCGCCAAGCGCAAAGAAACTGCGAAACCCAAACTAGTGGACAAGATAAAAGGTTGGTTCAAACGGAAGCCCAAAAAGGAGGAAGAGGAGGGCAGCGAGTCCCTAGTTGATACATGTAAGACTGAAGAGGAGCCGCAAAAAGCTTGA
- the LOC129730839 gene encoding uncharacterized protein LOC129730839 — translation MKHFDSETLSIMPRKIRFNLFHRPKEIVGSHTKNRNADGAQMLKMHKTVPKSCSEIRPKVNLFPQISLHDLTKKDQDNVIEYMYSSDWKEASRFTSSVSYTSLTPKPALDKVDTKFPFFDRYKRKKQTGQYFDLPVYEVDLSKWYK, via the exons ATGAAACATTTCGATTCAGAGACGCTTTCCATAATGCCTCGCAAAATAAGATTTAATTTATTCCACAGACCGAAGGAAATTGTTGGATCGCACACGAAAAACCGCAATGCAGACGGTGCTCAAATGCTCAAAATGCACAAAACTGTTCCGAAGAGCTGCTCGGAAATCCGTCCGAAGGTTAACTTGTTTCCTCAAATATCGCTTCACGATTTGACGAAAAAG GACCAAGACAACGTTATTGAGTACATGTACAGCTCCGACTGGAAGGAAGCGTCGAGATTCACTAGCTCAGTTAGTTACACTAGCTTGACCCCGAAACCTGCACTCGATAAAGTGGACACGAAATTTCCGTTTTTCGATCGCTACAAAAGGAAGAAACAGACCGGTCAATATTTTGACTTACCCGTCTACGAGGTAGATCTGTCCAAATGGTACAAATAA
- the LOC129729225 gene encoding gastrula zinc finger protein XlCGF57.1-like, producing MEYFQTICRICESQDNLCDLTNKLNENVAAKLSSLTTIRIQQDDTLPRCICMECVGTLNLSYDFLLRCEAAEQKLQEEIQELLKAEVSVDTGEQKPLIETIEFLVGENVDIEDLVGRSSPDQQELDVLKVENHVELAETEQLFKAQSEGFAIEEILEEEDDINMVEGELIDNGEATDVICQDQEHTRNFIPMQTTSMDGTKKFFCETCGKGFEKCTDLYKHNKDHGKERFQCKQCDRWFSRRAHLQSHEVIHTGERNYACQSCTNSYTSSRNLRRHVKSAHLGEKPFVCDLCGKEFSQKTILEAHHSTHVQEKNYCCPVCAKRFKSGKLLKLHETRHTRSVQVKTSVDAVECDVCHKVYSSKISLRSHKQMHSDAKILCTFCGKSFKVRAHLKVHLRSHTKEQPYECGVCHKKFGYETSLRTHRLIHSGERPYKCDMCELSFKQVNHLKAHKFLHSGQKPFECLVCRKSFALRGNLTIHMRIHDEQACSPFQCYLCEGKKLNDSNALKRHLKAHPLAKVVKMGTLTVILDAEQELKTEESTEAEQLVLEAGQDEDSQS from the exons ATGGAGTACTTTCAAACAATCTGCAGAATTTGCGAATCTCAGGACAATTTGTGCGATTTGACAAACAAGCTGAACGAAAATGTGGCAGCAAAGTTGTCCTCGCTGACCACGATCCGG ATTCAGCAAGACGATACCCTGCCCCGTTGCATTTGTATGGAGTGTGTCGGTACACTCAATCTAAGTTATGATTTTCTGCTTCGTTGTGAGGCAGCTGAGCAGAAACTTCAGGAGGAAATTCAGGAGCTGCTGAAAGCGGAAGTTTCAGTAGACACGGGCGAGCAAAAGCCGTTGATTGAAACCATCGAGTTCTTAGTGGGTGAAAATGTAGACATAGAAGACCTTGTTGGCAGGAGCAGTCCCGACCAGCAGGAGCTTGATGTTTTGAAGGTAGAGAACCATGTCGAGCTGGCTGAAACGGAGCAGTTATTCAAAGCGCAATCGGAAGGTTTTGCAATTGAAGAGATTCTGGAAGAAGAGGATGACATAAATATGGTTGAGGGTGAGTTGATAGATAACGGCGAAGCCACCGATGTTATTTGCCAAGATCAGGAACACACTAGGAATTTCATTCCAATGCAAACCACGTCCATGGACGGAACCAAAAAGTTCTTTTGCGAAACGTGTGGTAAAGGGTTCGAAAAATGTACCGATTTGTATAAACACAACAAGGATCACGGAAAGGAACGTTTCCAGTGTAAGCAGTGTGATCGCTGGTTTTCCCGGAGAGCACACCTGCAAAGTCATGAAGTAATACATACCGGGGAGCGAAATTATGCTTGTCAAAGTTGTACGAATTCCTACACGAGCAGCCGTAATCTTCGACGGCACGTCAAAAGTGCCCATCTAGGGGAGAAGCCGTTTGTTTGCGATCTGTGCGGGAAGGAGTTTTCGCAAAAGACTATTCTGGAAGCTCACCATAGCACTCATGTACAGGAGAAAAACTATTGCTGCCCAGTATGTGCGAAGCGTTTTAAGTCAGGCAAGTTGCTCAAACTTCACGAAACGAGACATACCCGCAGTGTGCAAGTGAAGACAAGCGTCGATGCGGTTGAATGTGATGTTTGTCACAAGGTGTACTCGAGCAAGATTTCACTGCGAAGCCACAAGCAGATGCATTCTGATGCAAAAATTCTGTGCACCTTCTGCGGCAAGAGTTTCAAGGTGAGAGCACATTTAAAAGTCCACCTGCGTAGTCACACCAAAGAGCAACCGTACGAGTGTGGAGTTTGCCATAAGAAGTTTGGCTATGAGACCTCTCTCCGGACGCACCGGTTGATCCACTCGGGTGAACGGCCGTACAAGTGCGATATGTGTGAACTGTCCTTCAAGCAGGTGAACCATCTGAAGGCGCACAAGTTCTTGCACAGCGGACAGAAACCGTTCGAGTGTCTGGTGTGTCGCAAATCGTTCGCACTACGGGGCAATCTGACCATCCACATGCGGATTCACGACGAGCAGGCGTGCAGTCCGTTTCAGTGCTACCTCTGCGAGGGGAAGAAATTGAACGATTCCAATGCACTGAAACGGCACCTGAAAGCCCATCCTTTGGCCAAGGTAGTTAAGATGGGTACGCTGACGGTGATTTTAGATGCGGAACAGGAGCTAAAGACTGAGGAAAGTACGGAGGCTGAACAGTTGGTGCTGGAAGCTGGACAAGACGAGGACAGCCAGAGTTGA